In the Clostridiisalibacter paucivorans DSM 22131 genome, AGTTAGTGGTTATTATTTAGTAGTTAGTGGTTGGTGATAGAAATCTTGCAGATTTCATCATTGGACTGGGAACTATTAACTAATACCTACTAACTTTTTTTACTTTTATTGCTCTATTTGATTGGTTAAATATTTATTTAAATATTATTTTTGTTTTAAAAGGATTTTGAGTATTTATAGTGAATTATTATATAGGGTAGGTGTTATGCATGGAAAATAAGGGTATTATACGAAAGATATTGATGTTAGTTTTGTTACTCACTACTTTATTTATAGTATTTTTAGGGAAACCTTTTAAAAATAAGATTTTAGGATTTTTAGATGGAGATATATCCATAAAGGCTGTGAATAAGATAGATGCATCAAATGTTCAAGATATAGATTTTATAAGTGATATATTGATTATAAAAGGCAATGAAGATATAAAAGCCTATGATATAGATGGGGCTATGGTTTGGAGTAAAGACAGAGGTGGAAATAAGAATTACTACATAGGAAATGATGCAATATATGAAAGTGAAAACAAAGGAAATTATGTAAAGGCGTATAATAATAAGGGAAAAGAAATTTGGAATATTAGCAAGTTAGATCCTATAGATAAAACAATTGAAAGCAATGGGGGAATTTTTGCTATAACAAAAACAGATAATGGGTTTGATAAACTGATACTGATAGATAAAGACGGAAATTTAATATCAAATTGTGTTTTTGAAAATGAAAGCATTATAGGCGCATATTATAATGAAGATAGCTTCTGTGCTACAACTTTGAATATAGAAAATGAAGAATTAAAAAGTACAATGTATCATTATGATTTAAATGGCAAGCTTTTATGGGAAGTGACATTCAAAAATCAAATAATTGCTAAAGTAAGTTTTCTATCAGATAGAGATACATTAATATTATCGGATGAAAAGATAATGAGGTATAATAAGGACAAATTACTTTGGAGTAAGGAATTTGAAGGAATATTAAAGGATGCTGAGATTGCAGATGGGATTTATTTATTATTTAATAATTCTAAAGACTTTGTGGAATCTATAGATTTTAATGGTAAGACTCAGTATAAAAATAGTTTAAACATTGAAGGGGATAGTATATTTAGTTCCAATAGAGATATATTTATTATAGGAGACAAGATATTAGTAGGATATGATAACAATAAAGGTTCCAATGAATATATAATGAATGATAAAATAGAAGACTTTGCTTATAATGATAGATATGTGGCATTGCTATCATCAGGAACTATTAGTATCATAAGTATAAAATAAAGAGAGGGTTATATTGTATAACGGGGTGGAGTATATATGGATTTAACGGTAATAGATATTATAATAGTTGGAATTGTAACTATAAATGGGATAATGGGAGCAATGCATGGGTTAATATTGTCGGTATTTAATTTTTTAGGTATAATATTTTCTTTATATCTAACAAAATTATATTATCCTATTGTTTCTAAATATATATATAAAAATCCACCTATGTATGGTCCTATAAAAGAATTCGTAGACAAAAGATTGGTAAGCATAACTCCAGAAATAGGAAATGGACAAGGGCTAGATGCAGTAGTTGAAATATTAAAAATTCCTAGGATTACAGGACTGGAGACCCAAGCCAATGAGTTTATAGGAGCAGGTGGGGAAGTTATTTCTAATACTATAACTAATTTTATAATAAATATGATAAGTATAATTATAGTATTTATAACTATAAAGTTTTTAATATATTTACTTATGAAGGCTTTAGATACAATTGCTAAGTTGCCAGTATTAAAACAGTTTAATAAAGTGACAGGTTTTTTATTTGGTATAGTTAAAGGTATAATAGTTGTCTATATAATATTTGCTATTCTTACACCTATTGTCTCTATTTTTCCAGAACAAGATATGGCAAATTTAATCTATAGATCTAATCTTGGATATTTTTTCTACGATAATAATATTATAATAAAATTTTTAGAGGTAAACGGATTTATAGGTTAATATACAATTCTTTTTACTTATTTATATGTAAAGCTGATACTATTGATTCTAATCTATTTTTTACAGTAGGGTATGAAATAGACAATTCTCTTTCCATTTCTTTTATACTTCCTTTGTTTTTAAGAAATATTTTAATAAAATTTTTTTGTTCTTTACTCAATTTACAGAAGTCACATAATTCAAATTCACCTTCTATTGAAGTATTGCAACTAGAACAATAGAGTTTAGTGATTTTCATATTTTCACCACAAAAAGGACATTTTCCTAAAGATTCTTTAGACATAAGGGCACCTCCTAAATCTACAGTTTGTATTTTTTTTAACATGAACTTTATAATTATAGAATATTAGTATATACTAGAAAAGTCAATTGTTATTTTTAAAAATAATATATTGTTATAAAAAGTATGACAATTATTTATTATTTTTTGTCATAATAAATAGCATAATTATAGAGATTATAAATAGATATATTTAATGTGCTTAGTAGATGATATAATTTTATATATAGAACAAAGATTTTACAATATAGGAGGAGTATTTTTATGAAAAAAGAGGTAGATGCGCGAAATCAAGATTGTCCTAAGCCAGTTATAATGACTAAGAAGGCATTAGATTCTATAGATTATGGCATTATAACTACTTTAGTAGATAATGAAGTCGCAAAAGAAAATGTATCAAAGCTTGCAAGGAGTTCAAATTTTGAATATACAGTAGACAAGACAAATGAAGGAGATTTTCTTGTAAGTATAACTAAAGGCGAAGTAGGTGATGAGGAAAAAGTTTGTATACCTGATACATTCAAAGACATTACAGTAGCCATATCTTCAGATAAAATGGGGAAAGGAAATGATGAATTAGGCAGTATCCTTATAAAGGGATTTATTTATACATTAACTGAAGCTGTACCATATCCAGCTACTATTTTGTTTTACAATAGCGGTGTAAAATTAACAACTGAAGGTTCTGAAGTATTACAGGATCTTAAGAAATTAGAAGCTCAAGGTGTCGAAATACTATCTTGCGGAACGTGCCTAGACTTTTTTAATATAAAAGACAAATTAAAGGTTGGAGAAATTTCAAATATGTATACAATTGTTGAAAAACTAAAAAATACTTCAAATACTATAAATATATAAAATTGATTCTATATAGCGACTGAAAAGCGGTCGCTTATTTTAGATATCAAATTAAAGATAAAGGAATTATTGATTAATTATTATAAGAAAGATAAATAGAATATAGGAAGAGTGGTTATATGACAGTAGAAATTTATGGTATAATAACATTTGAATCTACACATCATGCAATAAGAGGAGAAAATATAATAAAAAAATTAATTAATAATATTAGAACTATACCTACTCCCAGGGAAATTACTACTAGTTGTGGATTATCTATAAAATTTGATATTTCTGATAAAAATGCTATAATTGAAACAATAAAAAAATCTAATCTTGCTATAAAAGGAATATATAAAATAACTAAAAAGGGTCATGAAAAGAAGATAGATATAATATATAGTAATAATGGTGGTGACTAACGATGGAAAAATTAGACGAATATATAAGTGTCTGGTTAAGTGGAGATAATTCACAACTTTCTATACTTGAAAAGGGCATAAAGATAGTAATTATATTAATATTAATTAGAGTAGGTATTAAAGTATGTCATGTTATTATTGATAAATTTTTTGATCAACAAAAATCATTGAAATATAGAATGGAAGATAGAAAGGCAAAAACTTTATCAGCGATATTAAAAAGTGTAGTAAAGTATGTAATATATTTTATAGGTATTATCCCCATACTTGAAATATTTGGGATACAAACTACGTCTATATTGGCTACAGCAGGTATAGGTGGTTTGGCTATAGGTTTTGGTGCACAAAACTTAGTTAGAGATGTAATTACGGGTTTCTTTATACTTTTTGAAGATCAATTTTCTGTTGGAGATTACATTAATACCAGCGATTTTGAAGGTATAGTTGAAGAACTTGGGATTAGGGTTACTAAGATTAGAGATTTTAATGGAGATTTACATATAATACCCAATGGGAAAATAGAAATAGTTACAAATAGGTCTAAGGGTAGTGTAAGAGCCTGGGTAGATGTGGGGATAGCATATGAAGAGGATATAGATAATGCAATAAATGTTTTAAATAAGTTAATGGAAGAAATAAAGGAAACAAATAAGAATATAGTTGAAGGGCCAACAGTTCTGGGAGTTTCTAACCTTGGATCATCGGATGTTGTTTTATCCATAGTTGCTCAGACAAAGTCCATGGAGAAGTGGTCAGTAGAGAGAGAGATAAGAAAGAAGATTAAGGATACTTTTGACAGAGAGGGAATAGAGATACCTTATCCTAGAAGAGTGGTAATAGATAAAGATAGTTAAAATGTAAAATAAAAATATTTATATAAATCCTTGGAGGTGAATATAATGCCTTTGAAAATCGAAGTGGGAGATGTGGTTCAATTAAAAAAGAAGCATCCATGTGGAGAGGATAGATGGGAGATAATGCGTACTGGTATAGATTTTAGAATTAAATGTTTAGGCTGTCAAAGGCAGGTGTGGTTGCCTAGGAGAAAATTGGAGAAAAGAATTAAAAAGATAATAGAAAAGGAATAATAGTGTAAAAATATTCCAAAAACATGGACAGGAATAATACCATATAGTAAAATAGTTATATAAGGTATGATATTAATTTATTAAAATAAATTAATATAAAATTTTTTGGGGGTGTATATTTATATGGGTTTAAATTATGCAAAGAGAATGGATAATATTAAGGCATCTGAAATTCGTGAGCTTCTCAAGCTCACTCAACAGCCAGAGATTATATCTTTTGCTGGAGGACTGCCTGCACCAGAGTTATTTCCAGTTAAGCAAATGGCTGAAGTTTCCAAACAAGTATTGGAAGAAGTAGGAAGTAGCGCACTTCAATATGGTCCCACAGAGGGATATGGTCCTTTTAGAGAACAAATAGTTAAAAGAATGAAAAAAGGACAGATTGAAACTAGCAAAGAAAATATACTTGTAACTAGTGGTTCTCAACAGGGATTAGACTTAACAGGTATGATATTTTTAAATCCAGGTGATGTAGTATTATGTGAAAGCCCTAGCTATTTGGGTGCTTTAAATGCATTTAAGGCCTATCAACCTAAATTTAAAGAGGTTTCCACCGATGATGATGGAATGGTTATGGAAGATTTAGAAAAAATCCTTGAAGAAACAGAAAATGTTAAATTTGTATATGTAATACCTGATTTCCAAAATCCATCAGGAAGAACTTGGTCTATAGAAAGAAGAAAAAAATTAGTTGAATTAGCAAACAAATATAACATAGCTATAATAGAAGATAATCCATACGGAGAATTAAGATTTGAAGGGGAGATACCTCCAGCAGTTAAACACTATGATACTGAGGGTAGAGTAGCATACTTAGGTACATTTTCTAAGACTTTTGCACCAGGAATGAGATTGGGTTGGATTTGTGCAGAAGGAGAGTTTTTACAGAAATATATCTTTGTAAAACAAGGTACGGATTTACAAACAAGCACAGTTTCACAAATGCAATTAGCTAAATATTTAGAAAAATATGATTTGGATGAACATATTGAAAAAATAAAGGTTGTATATAAGAAGAGAAGAGATTTAATGTTAAATACTATGAAATCAGAATTTCCAGAAGGGGTTAAATTTACTTATCCAGAGGGAGGATTATTTACTTGGGTAATTCTTCCTGAACATATAAATGCCAAAGATTTAGCTAAATTGGCTATTGAGAAAAAGGTTGCTTTTGTACCAGGAGGTTCGTTCTTCCCCAATGGAGGAAATGAAAATACTTTAAGATTAAATTATTCTAATATGGACGAAGAAAGAATAGTTTTAGGAATCAAGAGATTAGCTGAGTGTATAAAAGAAATGCTTTAATATTTAAAGGACAGTAAATTTACTGTCCTTTAAATATATATATATATATTAATTGTTTTATAGAAAATACCCTTGTAATAAAATTTAACTAGTGATATAATCTTAGAATGTGATAATGTCCTTGCTCCGGAAGGAGCCGTTAGTCCAAAAGGAGGTGAAATGTATGAATAAATATGAAGGTGTTTTTATTTTTGAGCCAAATATGGAAGAAGAGTCTAGAAATGAACTCTTTGAAAAAGTCAAAGGAATAATTGAAGAAAATGGTTCAATTACAGATATTGATGAGTGGGGAAATAGAAAGCTTGCTTATGAAATAAAAGATTTTACAGAAGGATACTATATAGTTATTAAGTTTGAAACAGCTGTAGATGCTATCAATGAAATTGGTAGAATTTGTAAGATTTCTGAAAAAGTTATCAGGCACATGATCGTTAATGATGATGAATAAATTATTAAGGAAGGTGCTTTCGTGAATACTGTAATTTTAATTGGAAGATTAACTGCCGATCCAGAGTTACGTTTTTTACCTGGAAATGGTACCGCAGTAGCTAATTTTAGTGTTGCTGTAGATAAAGATTTATCTAAAGATAAAAAGCAGGAGTTTGAGCAACAAGGAAAACCTACTGCTGACTTTCCTAGAATAGTGGTTTGGGGAAGGCAAGCTGAGAATTGTGCCAATTACTTAGCCAAAGGAAGAATGGTTGGAGTACAAGGAAGATTACAGACAAGAACATATGATAATGCTCAAGGACAAAGGGTTTATGTTACTGAAGTTGTAGCAGAAAGAGTACAATTCCTAGAGTGGGGAGATAATAAGAATAATAATACTAATAATACTGGTACAGATGATTTCGGGATATCAAGTGGATTTCAACCGGTAGATGATGATGACATACCATTCTAAAAAGGAGGGAAAAGAATGGCTAGAAGAAATTTTAGAAGAAGAAAAAAAGTATGTAATTTTTGTGTAGATAAAGTAAATCACATTGATTATAAAGATATAAATAAATTAAAGAAATATGTAACTGAAAGAGGAAAAATTCTTCCTAGAAGAATAACAGGAAACTGTGCAAAACATCAAAGACAATTAACTAGAGCTGTAAAAAGAGCAAGAAACATAGCGTTATTGCCATATACAGCAGAGTAAAAAGGCGGCCACATAGATGGCCGTTTTTTATTTAGGTTTAATGGATTTTTGCTTGGCTTGTTTGACATAATCTTTTCCAGTGTATAGAATCTTATTAAGACTTTAAGTTTTCTATGTATATTAGACATATAGTTCTTTGATATAATATAATAGGGAGGGATTATTATGAATTTAAATATAGATATAACTAAAAATATTAAGGTTATAGAATGGCTAAAAAGTGAATTGCTTACTACAATAGCATCATTATTTGAATTGTTGGTCAATGGAGCAAAGAGTAGTCAAGATGCTATATTGGATGTGCTAGCTAATATTATTTTTGTTACATATTTATTGGGTAAAAGATTGGGAATTTCTTATGAAAAAATAAATTTGCATATTGAAAACAAAATAAAGCTGGGAATAATTGAAAATCATAAGATAGAGAAATGGTATGGTGATCTAAGTGAACTTTCAAATCATTTTAATAGAAATAATAGATAGAGGTGAATATATTTGAACTTAAAGGATAAAACTACGAAATTTACTGAAATAGCAATAATTACTAGCATAATGACTATTTTTATATTTTTAGGTTTATATGCTATACCAATTATATTTATACTTTACCCAGTACCTTTTATAGTATTGGCTGTTAGACATGGAATAAAATATAGTATTATGTCAATACTAGTGTCTTGTGCTTTAGCATCTATATTAATAGAATTTTTTGTAGGCGTATTTATATTTATAATATTTGGAGCTATATCAGTTGTATTGGGATATATGATTAATGAAAAGTATAAATCATATCAAATTATAGGTGGTGGGACTTTAATATCTTTGGTTACAGTTGCATTACTTTTATATGTAATGGGAATTTTCACAGGAATAAATTTAGTAGATCCAATAAAAGATTTTTTCAATGAGGCATTACAATTTCAGAAACAAATATTGGGAACTATGGATTTTACACAATATGAGATAAATGAAATACTAGATATGTTAAAACAAGGCTATAATTATACTATGCTTGCAATGCCTACTATAATAATTATAAGCTCAGTTTTTTTGGTGTATATAAACTACTATATTTCAGTAGTGATTTTAAATAGATTAGGAAATAAAGTTGATTATATACCTAAATTTAAACATTTCAAGTTACCAGGAAATGTACTTATGGGTATTTTAGTAATATTTCTTGGAACTACTATAATAAGAGTATTAAAGTTATTTTATTATGATACTATATTTTTAAATGTAATTACTGTATTGTCTTTTATATTTCTTATACAAGGGCTAGCAGTGGTAATGTTTTTTTTAGATAGAAAAAAGATAAATAAGTTTATAAAGGCAATTTTATTTGTACTAATTTTATTATCGGGGCCATTGAATATAATAATATCTTTTATAGGAGTAGCCGATATATTATTCAATTTTAGAAAAATAAAAAGATAACAAAGGTCTTTATTGTTTCTATCTATGCTTTTTTGGGAGGATATAACGATGATTAGTAATAAGTTCTTTAAGTTTTTAAATGTAGATACTAAGATATATCTTTGGATAATAGGAATATTGATAGGAATTATTTCTATATATGAACCAAAGATAGGAGCTTTTGGGGTAATATTACTTATATATTTAATATATTACCACTGGAAGAATATACATCTAAGAAAGGTTGAATGGCAAAAATATATAGAAGGATTAACGGCAGAATTTGATTCTGCTACGAAACATGCCATATTAAATTTACCTATACCATTAGCAATGATAGAAGTAGATGGAACTATAAATTGGTATAATCCTAAATTTTCAGAGATAATAGAAAAAGAGGATATATTAGAAAAAAATATAAGTGAGATTATACCTAATTTTAATGTGGATGATATAATAGAAAAAGATAAAGAGATGTTTATTGAGGCTACTTTGAAGGATAGACAATATAAGGTTTTATATAATGTAGTAAAACTTAAAAATAGGTCCGACAGGGACTATATAATAATGCTCTATTGGATAGATATAACAGCTTTTTCTACGCTTAAAACTAAATATAATAGTGAAAAAGATAATGTATGTCTTATACAGATAGATAACTATGAAGATGCAATAAAAACTATGGATGAAACAGAGAGACCAATTATACTGGCAGAGATAGACAAAAGAATAAACACTTTATCTTCTAGAATAAATGGTTTAATTATAAAATATGAAAGTGATAAATATATTATAATATTTGAAAACAAATATTTAGATATGCTAGAAAATAAGAAATTTAATATATTAGACGATATAAGAGAGATAAATTTAGGAAATGATATTCCCGTAACATTAAGTATAGGAGTAGGTGTAAACGGGAAAAATCCTAGTCAATTATATGAATTTGCTAAAGGGGCAATAGAAATAGCTTTAGGTAGAGGTGGAGACCAGGCAGTAGTTAAAAAAATTGATAAATTAAGTTTTTATGGTGGGAAAAGTAAGGCTGTAGAGAAGAGAACTAAAGTTAAAGCTAGAGTTATATCCCATGCGTTAAGACAACTTATAGATCAATCTGAAAAAATATTTATAATGGGACATAAAATAGGAGATATGGATAGCTTTGGTGCATCTGTAGGCATATTGAGGGCAGTAAAAAATAGAAATAA is a window encoding:
- a CDS encoding CvpA family protein; protein product: MDLTVIDIIIVGIVTINGIMGAMHGLILSVFNFLGIIFSLYLTKLYYPIVSKYIYKNPPMYGPIKEFVDKRLVSITPEIGNGQGLDAVVEILKIPRITGLETQANEFIGAGGEVISNTITNFIINMISIIIVFITIKFLIYLLMKALDTIAKLPVLKQFNKVTGFLFGIVKGIIVVYIIFAILTPIVSIFPEQDMANLIYRSNLGYFFYDNNIIIKFLEVNGFIG
- a CDS encoding mechanosensitive ion channel family protein — encoded protein: MEKLDEYISVWLSGDNSQLSILEKGIKIVIILILIRVGIKVCHVIIDKFFDQQKSLKYRMEDRKAKTLSAILKSVVKYVIYFIGIIPILEIFGIQTTSILATAGIGGLAIGFGAQNLVRDVITGFFILFEDQFSVGDYINTSDFEGIVEELGIRVTKIRDFNGDLHIIPNGKIEIVTNRSKGSVRAWVDVGIAYEEDIDNAINVLNKLMEEIKETNKNIVEGPTVLGVSNLGSSDVVLSIVAQTKSMEKWSVEREIRKKIKDTFDREGIEIPYPRRVVIDKDS
- a CDS encoding DUF951 domain-containing protein, giving the protein MPLKIEVGDVVQLKKKHPCGEDRWEIMRTGIDFRIKCLGCQRQVWLPRRKLEKRIKKIIEKE
- a CDS encoding DUF5711 family protein, whose product is MENKGIIRKILMLVLLLTTLFIVFLGKPFKNKILGFLDGDISIKAVNKIDASNVQDIDFISDILIIKGNEDIKAYDIDGAMVWSKDRGGNKNYYIGNDAIYESENKGNYVKAYNNKGKEIWNISKLDPIDKTIESNGGIFAITKTDNGFDKLILIDKDGNLISNCVFENESIIGAYYNEDSFCATTLNIENEELKSTMYHYDLNGKLLWEVTFKNQIIAKVSFLSDRDTLILSDEKIMRYNKDKLLWSKEFEGILKDAEIADGIYLLFNNSKDFVESIDFNGKTQYKNSLNIEGDSIFSSNRDIFIIGDKILVGYDNNKGSNEYIMNDKIEDFAYNDRYVALLSSGTISIISIK
- a CDS encoding DUF2089 domain-containing protein, which translates into the protein MSKESLGKCPFCGENMKITKLYCSSCNTSIEGEFELCDFCKLSKEQKNFIKIFLKNKGSIKEMERELSISYPTVKNRLESIVSALHINK
- a CDS encoding PLP-dependent aminotransferase family protein, translated to MGLNYAKRMDNIKASEIRELLKLTQQPEIISFAGGLPAPELFPVKQMAEVSKQVLEEVGSSALQYGPTEGYGPFREQIVKRMKKGQIETSKENILVTSGSQQGLDLTGMIFLNPGDVVLCESPSYLGALNAFKAYQPKFKEVSTDDDGMVMEDLEKILEETENVKFVYVIPDFQNPSGRTWSIERRKKLVELANKYNIAIIEDNPYGELRFEGEIPPAVKHYDTEGRVAYLGTFSKTFAPGMRLGWICAEGEFLQKYIFVKQGTDLQTSTVSQMQLAKYLEKYDLDEHIEKIKVVYKKRRDLMLNTMKSEFPEGVKFTYPEGGLFTWVILPEHINAKDLAKLAIEKKVAFVPGGSFFPNGGNENTLRLNYSNMDEERIVLGIKRLAECIKEML
- a CDS encoding YybS family protein — protein: MNLKDKTTKFTEIAIITSIMTIFIFLGLYAIPIIFILYPVPFIVLAVRHGIKYSIMSILVSCALASILIEFFVGVFIFIIFGAISVVLGYMINEKYKSYQIIGGGTLISLVTVALLLYVMGIFTGINLVDPIKDFFNEALQFQKQILGTMDFTQYEINEILDMLKQGYNYTMLAMPTIIIISSVFLVYINYYISVVILNRLGNKVDYIPKFKHFKLPGNVLMGILVIFLGTTIIRVLKLFYYDTIFLNVITVLSFIFLIQGLAVVMFFLDRKKINKFIKAILFVLILLSGPLNIIISFIGVADILFNFRKIKR
- the rpsF gene encoding 30S ribosomal protein S6, which gives rise to MNKYEGVFIFEPNMEEESRNELFEKVKGIIEENGSITDIDEWGNRKLAYEIKDFTEGYYIVIKFETAVDAINEIGRICKISEKVIRHMIVNDDE
- a CDS encoding DHH family phosphoesterase, with the translated sequence MISNKFFKFLNVDTKIYLWIIGILIGIISIYEPKIGAFGVILLIYLIYYHWKNIHLRKVEWQKYIEGLTAEFDSATKHAILNLPIPLAMIEVDGTINWYNPKFSEIIEKEDILEKNISEIIPNFNVDDIIEKDKEMFIEATLKDRQYKVLYNVVKLKNRSDRDYIIMLYWIDITAFSTLKTKYNSEKDNVCLIQIDNYEDAIKTMDETERPIILAEIDKRINTLSSRINGLIIKYESDKYIIIFENKYLDMLENKKFNILDDIREINLGNDIPVTLSIGVGVNGKNPSQLYEFAKGAIEIALGRGGDQAVVKKIDKLSFYGGKSKAVEKRTKVKARVISHALRQLIDQSEKIFIMGHKIGDMDSFGASVGILRAVKNRNKTGYIVLDGINPSIKSIFEKIKNEHPEYLKNIISPEEAVSLATKDSLCVVVDIHRPNYTEAPELLDIIEKKVLIDHHRRGAAFIKDPVLIYLEPYASSTCELVTEILYYMADKSSIEKFEAEALLAGITVDTKSFTFKTGVRTFEAASFLRRSGADTTAVRQLFQDDLNTFILKANVVKNAKIIDKRIAISTMDTETDDAILIAAQSADDLLNISGITASFVLTMYDGIVHISGRSLGDINVQVIMEKLGGGGHLTVAGAQLKDIEICKAVEMVEEVIKEYLEEGDD
- a CDS encoding single-stranded DNA-binding protein, whose product is MNTVILIGRLTADPELRFLPGNGTAVANFSVAVDKDLSKDKKQEFEQQGKPTADFPRIVVWGRQAENCANYLAKGRMVGVQGRLQTRTYDNAQGQRVYVTEVVAERVQFLEWGDNKNNNTNNTGTDDFGISSGFQPVDDDDIPF
- the yedF gene encoding sulfurtransferase-like selenium metabolism protein YedF — protein: MKKEVDARNQDCPKPVIMTKKALDSIDYGIITTLVDNEVAKENVSKLARSSNFEYTVDKTNEGDFLVSITKGEVGDEEKVCIPDTFKDITVAISSDKMGKGNDELGSILIKGFIYTLTEAVPYPATILFYNSGVKLTTEGSEVLQDLKKLEAQGVEILSCGTCLDFFNIKDKLKVGEISNMYTIVEKLKNTSNTINI
- a CDS encoding DUF3343 domain-containing protein, whose protein sequence is MTVEIYGIITFESTHHAIRGENIIKKLINNIRTIPTPREITTSCGLSIKFDISDKNAIIETIKKSNLAIKGIYKITKKGHEKKIDIIYSNNGGD
- a CDS encoding MazG-like family protein, coding for MNLNIDITKNIKVIEWLKSELLTTIASLFELLVNGAKSSQDAILDVLANIIFVTYLLGKRLGISYEKINLHIENKIKLGIIENHKIEKWYGDLSELSNHFNRNNR
- the rpsR gene encoding 30S ribosomal protein S18, whose translation is MARRNFRRRKKVCNFCVDKVNHIDYKDINKLKKYVTERGKILPRRITGNCAKHQRQLTRAVKRARNIALLPYTAE